GCCCGCTCGTCGCGGTCGGCGTCGGAACCGGCCCGCGCCAGCAGCTTGTCCAGCTCCGGGTTGCAGTAGCCGTTGCGCTTGGCGTCGCAGGTGTACAGGCGGCCGAGGTTGGTCGCCGCGTCGTATCCGGCGGTGCCGAGCAACTGGAAGTTGACGTCCCACTTGAGCGCCAGCAGGTCCTCGATGAAGACCGCCTGCTCCTTCTGCAGCAGCTCCGCCTTCACCCCGATCTTGTCCCAGGAGGAGACGACCGCCTGCAGGAAGGGCTTGAACGGGGCCTGGCCGAACTGTACCCGCAACGGTTTGTCGAACGAGTACCCCGCCTCCTCCAGTGCCTTCCTGGCCGCGTCCGGGTCGTACTCCACCGGCGTCTGCGGGGAGTAGCCGAACACCGTGGGCGCCAGCGGCGAATCGGCGGGCTGGCCGGTCACCGGGTACAGGTGCTTGATGATCGTCTTGAAGTCGACCGCCTGCCAGAGCGCCTTGCGGACCTTCGCGGTGGATATCGCTGATGTGCCGGAGTTGAACCACATGGTGAAGTTGCCGTTGCTGGGAACAGCCTGGACCTTCAGGTTCGCGTCCGACTGCAGGGACGGGATCTGGTCGTCCGGCACGCCCCACACCAGGTCGATCTCACCGGTCTTCAGCGCGGTCAGCTTGGCCGAGACATCCGGGATGCTGCGGAGCGTCAGGGACCGCACCTTCGGCGCGCCGCCCCAGTACTGCGGGTTCGGCACCAGCTTCAGGTCTGCGCTCGGACTGAAGGACTCGACCGTGAACGGGCCGGAACTGACCGGCTTGCCGAAGTACGAGCCCGCGTCGGTGGGCACCTCCGAGGGAAGGACGAAGAGCGTCGTCACCTTGCTCGGCAGGGCCGGGTCGGGGGTCTTGGCGGTGAAGGTGACCGTGGTGTCGGAGTCCGACTTCGCGGTGACCTCCTTGAAGTTGGCGGCGACCGGGCCGTTCAGCTCGATCACCCGGTCGAACGTGTCGACGACGTCGGCCCCGGTCAGCGGGCTGCCGTCGGAGAACTTCAGCCCGCCGCGCAGGGTGAAGTCCCAGCTCGTCGCGTCCGCGTTCGGCTGCCACGACTCCGCGAGGTCCGGCACCAGCTCTCCGGCGGCGTCCGGCTTCACCAGCCGGCCGTAGATCTGCTGGCCGGCGAGTTCCTTGCCGGCCGCGCCGCCCTGGGGTGAACCGGGGTCGATGTTGTCGATGACGAAGGTGCCGCTGGCGACGATCGCCTGGTCGCCTGTGCCTGCCGCCGGTTCGCCGCCGCTTATCGAGCACGCCGAGACGGTCAGGGCGACCGCGACGAGTCCGGCCGCGATGTTGGGTGATCTGTTGGTACGCATTACTGGCGCTCCTGGGGGGTGTGCTGTCATGGAAACGTTCTCTCTCATCACGATCGCGCGCGGCCGTACCGGGCCGTCAGGTTGTCACCGAGCAGGCCCACGCTGACGACGAGGATGGACAGGGCGATGCCCGGCACCGCGGAGATCCACCACGCCGAACTCAGGTACTCCTTGCCGTTGGCGACGGTCTGCCCCCACGAGACCGACGACGTGGGCAACCCGATTCCGAGGAAGCTCAGGCCGGCTTCCGCCAGCACCACCAGGGCGAATTCGAGTGTGGCCATCGCCACGATGGGCCCGACGGTGAATGGCAGGATGTGCCGTCGTAGCAGGCGGCCGGTGCGCACACCGAGAAGCCTGGCCGCGTCGATCCAGTAGCGCTCGCGGACACTGAGCACGACCCCCCTCGCCACCCGCGCGAAGGAGATCCAGCCGGTGACGGAGAGCGCCATGATGATGACCCCGAGGCTCGGCGTGAAGACGCCCGCGATGACGATGGCCAGCAGGATTCCGGGGAACGCCTGCAGGATGTCGATGAACCGGGTGAGAACCGAGTCGACCCAGCCACGGTGGTAGCCGGCGATGAACCCGATGAGCATCCCGATCGCCACGCACACCGCGACCGTGGCGGTCCCGATGAGGACAGAGGTCCGCGCGCCGTACACGACCTGGGCGAACACGTCGCGGCCGAGGGCGTCCGTGCCGAGCGGGGCGGTGGCGCCGGTGGACGTCCGCGCGCCGGGCGCCAGCAGCCGGTCCTCAAGCGGTGTGCGCACCGGGTCGTAGTCGATGAGCATTGGACCGACCACGGCCAGCACGAGGTACAGGCCGATGATGATCGCAGGAACGAGCCCGCCCCCGCGTGCCCGCCGGCGCGTGCGGACCCGCTGCCTGGAACCGGCGAGGCCGGCGAGGCCCGTCATGACGCCGCCGTCGCGCGGATGCGGGGGTCCAGTCGCGCGTAGAGCAGGTCCGTGACGAGGTTGAGCAGGACGATGATCGCGGCGATCATCAGTGTCGCCGCCTGCACGACCGCGTAGTCGCGATTGCCCACCGAGTCCACGATGAGGGTGCCAAGGCCAGGCCAGGCGAAGACGTTCTCCACCACGACCGCACCACCCAGCAGCGCGCCGACCTGCAGCCCGACGACGGTGGTGACCGGAATGAGCGCGTTGCGGAGCACATGGCCGGTCAGTACCTGGCGCGGCGTCAGCCCTTTGGACAGCGCCGTCTGCACGTACGGCTCGGCCATCGCCTCGGCGATGCCGCTGCGTGCCACCCGCGCGACGATCGCGGTGAACGGGAAGGACAGGGTCAGCGCGGGGAGAATGATGCTGCTGAGGCCGCTCACGCCCGAACTCGGCAGCAGGCGCAGCCCGAGGGCGAAGACGAGGATCAGCATGATGCCGAGCCAGAACGTCGGGAACGACTGCAGGACGATGGTGATGGTCGTCACGATCCGGTCCTGCGTCGAGCCGGCCCGGATTCCCGCCGCGGATCCCAGCAGCAACCCCGCGAAGACGGAGATCACCGCCGAGGTGAGGGTCAGGTCGACGGTGGCGGGAAGGCGGGACAGGACCGCGTCGAGCGCGGAGCTCGCCAGGCGATAGGACTGGCCAAAGTCGAGATGGAGGATCTGGCCCATGTAGTCGAGGT
This region of Streptosporangium sp. NBC_01495 genomic DNA includes:
- a CDS encoding ABC transporter substrate-binding protein — translated: MRTNRSPNIAAGLVAVALTVSACSISGGEPAAGTGDQAIVASGTFVIDNIDPGSPQGGAAGKELAGQQIYGRLVKPDAAGELVPDLAESWQPNADATSWDFTLRGGLKFSDGSPLTGADVVDTFDRVIELNGPVAANFKEVTAKSDSDTTVTFTAKTPDPALPSKVTTLFVLPSEVPTDAGSYFGKPVSSGPFTVESFSPSADLKLVPNPQYWGGAPKVRSLTLRSIPDVSAKLTALKTGEIDLVWGVPDDQIPSLQSDANLKVQAVPSNGNFTMWFNSGTSAISTAKVRKALWQAVDFKTIIKHLYPVTGQPADSPLAPTVFGYSPQTPVEYDPDAARKALEEAGYSFDKPLRVQFGQAPFKPFLQAVVSSWDKIGVKAELLQKEQAVFIEDLLALKWDVNFQLLGTAGYDAATNLGRLYTCDAKRNGYCNPELDKLLARAGSDADRDERAKLYAQASKIIWDDAVGMFPMTSKVSYVWNKNLSGFTLDALGYPDFSKATLSGS
- a CDS encoding ABC transporter permease; amino-acid sequence: MTGLAGLAGSRQRVRTRRRARGGGLVPAIIIGLYLVLAVVGPMLIDYDPVRTPLEDRLLAPGARTSTGATAPLGTDALGRDVFAQVVYGARTSVLIGTATVAVCVAIGMLIGFIAGYHRGWVDSVLTRFIDILQAFPGILLAIVIAGVFTPSLGVIIMALSVTGWISFARVARGVVLSVRERYWIDAARLLGVRTGRLLRRHILPFTVGPIVAMATLEFALVVLAEAGLSFLGIGLPTSSVSWGQTVANGKEYLSSAWWISAVPGIALSILVVSVGLLGDNLTARYGRARS
- a CDS encoding ABC transporter permease, with the protein product MLSLIVRRLLAGTLVLWGASTLIFLIVRVAPGDPATVLLGPDADPGQIAALRVTLGLDQPIPVQYLDYMGQILHLDFGQSYRLASSALDAVLSRLPATVDLTLTSAVISVFAGLLLGSAAGIRAGSTQDRIVTTITIVLQSFPTFWLGIMLILVFALGLRLLPSSGVSGLSSIILPALTLSFPFTAIVARVARSGIAEAMAEPYVQTALSKGLTPRQVLTGHVLRNALIPVTTVVGLQVGALLGGAVVVENVFAWPGLGTLIVDSVGNRDYAVVQAATLMIAAIIVLLNLVTDLLYARLDPRIRATAAS